A part of Triplophysa dalaica isolate WHDGS20190420 chromosome 17, ASM1584641v1, whole genome shotgun sequence genomic DNA contains:
- the rnf151 gene encoding RING finger protein 151, with product MLVLFRLSKSIGRLTIKCRNQQQGCRATFPLSSEYLHISSCPYELQLCPYDGCGEQVMRKDAQAHEQSCSHWRQQCPMGCGTMLFRENQSQHNCYRELHHRFVTERRKQRAVASNLRRTIMRMQSRMAQIKRQMNLLCENLEHGDLEVESEQGSNTLTNTNTSHNTTSRHRHSSRVEALL from the exons atgcttgttttgttccGTTTGAGTAAATCCATCGGCCGTTTAACAATCAAG TGCCGAAACCAACAACAAGGCTGCAGGGCCACTTTCCCTCTTTCCAGTGAATATCTCCACATCTCCAGCTGTCCATATGAACTGCAGCTCTGCCCGTACGATGGCTGTGGAGAACAGGTTATGAGGAAAGATGCACAGGCCCATGAGCAGAGCTGCAGCCACTGGAGACAGCAGTGTCCAATGGGCTGCGGCACGATGCTCTTCCGTGAGAACCAGTCCCAACACAACTGCTACAGAGAATTACATCATCGCTTTGTAACTGAGCGGCGGAAGCAGAGAGCCGTTGCATCCAACCTGCGCAGGACGATAATGCGCATGCAGAGTCGCATGGCACAAATAAAAAGGCAGATGAACCTGCTGTGTGAGAACCTGGAACATGGTGATCTGGAGGTTGAATCAGAGCAGGGATCTAACACTTTGACAAACACCAACACCAGCCACAACACTACCAGCAGACATCGTCACAGTTCAAGA GTGGAGGCACTACTGTAA